In Streptomyces sp. NBC_01439, the following are encoded in one genomic region:
- a CDS encoding DUF349 domain-containing protein codes for MSSDPWGRVDETGTVYVRTSDGEQVVGSWQAGTPEEALAYFERKYEGLVVEIGLLEKRVRTTDLSAKDAQTAIDHLRTQVEEHHAVGDLDALRVRLDKLVTTVESRREERKVAKAKQTDEARAAKDALVVEAEQLAQSDQWRSAGERLRALVDIWKGLPRLDRKSDDELWHRFSHARSAFSKRRKAHFASLDAQREDARKVKEKLVAEAESLSKSTDWGPTAARYRELMADWKAAGRAQRESEDDLWNRFRGAQDVFFAARSEVFAERDAEQIENLKLKEELADEAEKLVPVTDLKAARAAFRSLNERWEGIGHVPRDARPKVEGRMHSVERAIQEAEEGEWRRTNPEARARAAGLTGQLQAAVDKLREQIDAARAAGNNAKADKLSRELEGRQALLDQALKGLEEFGG; via the coding sequence GTGAGCAGCGACCCGTGGGGCCGAGTCGACGAGACGGGCACCGTGTACGTGCGTACTTCCGATGGCGAGCAGGTCGTCGGATCGTGGCAGGCCGGCACCCCTGAGGAGGCCCTGGCCTATTTCGAGCGCAAGTACGAGGGCCTGGTGGTCGAGATCGGCCTCCTCGAAAAGCGGGTGCGGACCACTGATCTGTCCGCCAAGGACGCCCAGACGGCGATCGACCACCTGCGTACGCAGGTGGAGGAGCACCATGCCGTGGGTGACCTGGACGCCCTGCGCGTGCGGCTGGACAAGCTGGTCACGACCGTGGAGTCCCGGCGCGAGGAGCGCAAGGTAGCGAAGGCCAAGCAGACGGACGAGGCCCGCGCGGCCAAGGACGCGCTGGTCGTCGAGGCCGAGCAGCTGGCCCAGAGCGACCAGTGGCGCAGTGCGGGTGAGCGGCTGCGCGCCCTGGTGGACATCTGGAAGGGGCTGCCGCGGCTGGACCGCAAGTCGGACGACGAGCTGTGGCACCGGTTCTCCCACGCGCGCTCGGCCTTCTCCAAGCGCCGCAAGGCGCACTTCGCCTCGCTGGACGCGCAGCGCGAGGATGCCCGCAAGGTCAAGGAGAAGCTGGTCGCCGAGGCCGAGTCGCTGTCGAAGTCGACCGACTGGGGTCCGACGGCGGCCCGCTACCGCGAGCTGATGGCCGACTGGAAGGCGGCGGGCCGGGCGCAGCGCGAGTCCGAGGACGACCTGTGGAACCGGTTCCGCGGTGCGCAGGACGTGTTCTTCGCGGCCCGCAGCGAGGTCTTCGCGGAGCGTGACGCCGAGCAGATCGAGAACCTGAAGCTCAAGGAGGAGCTGGCCGACGAGGCCGAGAAGCTCGTGCCCGTGACGGACCTGAAGGCGGCCCGTGCCGCGTTCCGCTCCCTCAACGAGCGCTGGGAGGGCATCGGTCACGTGCCGCGGGACGCCCGGCCGAAGGTCGAGGGCCGCATGCACTCGGTCGAACGGGCGATCCAGGAGGCCGAGGAGGGCGAGTGGCGTCGTACGAACCCGGAGGCGCGGGCCCGTGCGGCCGGTCTGACGGGCCAGCTCCAGGCGGCGGTGGACAAGCTGCGTGAGCAGATCGACGCGGCACGCGCGGCGGGCAACAACGCCAAGGCCGACAAGCTGTCGCGCGAGCTGGAGGGCCGCCAGGCCCTGCTGGACCAGGCCCTGAAGGGCCTGGAGGAGTTCGGCGGCTGA